A window of Macrotis lagotis isolate mMagLag1 chromosome 1, bilby.v1.9.chrom.fasta, whole genome shotgun sequence genomic DNA:
CAGTGAGATATTGGAATAGGATTTTACTAGAGATTTATCCCCCCTTATAATTTTCAATGTCATCCAAATATCTCTCCCATATTCCCTttgtaatttccattttttctatgaACCCCCTGATATCTCATACATATATCTTTATTCTTAAACCCACAAATCCCTTCAGATTCCCAGTGTCATCCTTCTATATTCCCTTTACCTCAAATATCCCTTACTTATTTCCAACTTCATTGTATATTGAAGATATTTATTAATATCTGATTCAGAACTAAATTTCTGGGTTTCTAGGGACTGGGTTCTGTCTTGGAGACTTTTCACTGATCATTCTATATTtgcctcctcttcctccatcCAGGATCTCACTGAAAACATTGGAATTTGGTCCATTTTGCTCACACTAAAGATTTCCCTAGGGAATAGCAGAATATGGTCATGTCTGGGACTCTGACCAAAAGAAAAGGACCCCCACTTTCCTTGCAAACACTGTGACAAAATGTTGACTATCAaaaggctttatttatttttcaagattaaagaaaaaatgcaacTATAAAGAATAAACAGAGGAAATagtcctctttttctttccagtcTATTTGGGTATCTAAACTGTCTTCTAGACTTATTAATACTGCTGTGAGTGGGTCGGTGGGGGACACTATTAGAGTCAAGCCCCGATGATCTCCAATGCCCACAGATCCCACAATGCTGTAAATCTAGAGTTCTACCTTAAGCAGAGATCCCTTATAAAGGGAAAGCACTTAGGTTTGCTAGACAGTAAGCTCCTCTCTCCATACCCATAGAATCCACATAATTCTCTGGACTCAGAGATCAGGGGATAGTCCTCCACAGCATTGCTCTGGCCTTCATGGTTCCTGTTTAGTCTCTCTCTTAATGATTCTCCACTTTAGTGGGATGGAATTCTTGGAGCTTGGTCCAGAAATGACTGGGTGCTGTCTATTTGATTTAATTTCCCGGGCTTTGATGttcccaatcaatcaatcaatcaatcagtctttattaaatatctatcatATGCCAGTTACCATGATAAATCTGTTTGAGGATTTCCCATGGATGTGTAGTCCTTCCTCCAATGAACTGAGTTTGAGTTAGTCTATGGCTCCTCACTTGAATGTGTCTTCTACCAGGTCTTATTCTCTTAAGTCTCCAACCTTCAAAATGTTCATATTCAATTAGTGAATGAATTAGATGTACATCATTGATCCTTCATCGTTCAGAATGTGTGTCAATAGGGTACCAAGTACCCAggacaaaataagaaattttcaCCTGATCCAAGAGATTCTGTAGAACCAAATGTAGCCTTAAGAATTTTctgaaagggggcggctaggtggcacagtggataaagcaccatccctggagtcaggagtacctgggttcaaatccagtctcagacacttaataattacgtagctgtgtggccttgggcaagccacttaaccccatttaccttgcaaaaaaactaaaaaacaaaagaattttctGAATGCAAAGAGACTacatacacattttaaaattatataaaattcctTGATAAATAGAATTATGGAGATATCTCTTGGGAAGAGTTCAGATGGTAAGATTTTCCAGATTAATGTTGTACTGACTGCATCAATCCCCAGAATAGTgatgtttctgtctgtctctgtctctctctctgcctctctctccccccctgcccccccccccaagctgaaGGTCTccagaaccattgtgctgacctcattgttgtatacTTTTGAAACCTGGACAGTACCAGAgtcatgccagaaaactgaatcacttccatttaaattgttgtaGGAAGATTCTGATGATCACTGAGCAGGATCAGCTaccaaacactgaggtcctttctcaaaaaCTACATGGGGCTAGCCATGTTGTTTGCATACCaaaatgtatgcttgccaaaaagattattttatggagaactcacatagggcaaacactcatggggggagggaggatggtCAGCAAAAGACAGGACACTCtaaaggtctctctgaagaaatttggaattgacTGTGGAGCATGGAAGACCCTGgcccaggactgcccagcatgacTTGCCCTCATTGGAGAGGGTGCTGTGTTCTGGAAGCAAGGCAGAgtggaagcaactcaaaggaaatgtgagatgtgcaaatttagaaaatttgctccaaatgttcacatggagtatttgtgcctgacctgggGTAGAGCCTTCCTggttcatattgatctgatcagccacagtcagacacattatAATTTGACTCTAATGAAGTGATATtgttttgatcctctttgagaacaaagccaactatatacacatatgtatgtatatgggtaatacatacacaatatatatctatctatatgtatagatatctatatctatatctatacctatatatatCTCATCTTGTGCATGACTCGATTTCATTTCTCAGTCTTTCTAAATGTGtaagtttttattattgtattttattattaatttaagttatcattattattattattaaaattttaatttatggaacaaaataaatatttccatagcataacataataaaaagatgattttacATGAAACTGTGAGTCTATTATGTGcaatgttattccttttaaatacataataagattattatataaatttctatttttttctttttcctctcccccaccctaGTGATGGCTACATCAAATATACACATctacatatgtatgtaaaatttttCTCTACTTCTGTTTTTGAATTTATTCTCTGAATGCAGAGAGCATCTTtgcttcatattttctttataattaatttggaCATTAAGTGAACACTATTGTAATCCATATGTTGCCCATCAATTATGGTACATTATGAGAATGATGAGAATGACCCACTTTTTTTCCTGGTCAAGCACCATTTGACCTGTGTATCATGCACAATTTCCTGTTGGCCATCTGTTCCACTTCAATGACCCATAAtttcaatgagagagagagagagagagagagagagagagagagagagagagagagagaaacagagacagagacagagagacagacagagacagagagacagacagagacagagacagggaaatAGAGACAAACTAGAGCCACAgagtgagagagatagaaagacacacacacacagaaacagagagacagagagacacagcaAGCcaaagagagagacatagacaaaggtagagagaaagagatagagaaagacagagtcaTGTAGAAAGACCAATAAAACaatgaggcagagaaagagagggacacagagaaagacaggcagacagacagacagtgatagagacagagacagagagagagtttCATGTCATTGAAAGAGTTTCCCAGTTTCCCAAATACAATCCagaactttctttccttttcaatctgAGCCCTGTTCACTGTCAAAACTTATGACgtctgtccttctttcttgaagaagggtacagcatcagggaggtgatgccatgctaagcatgtgaattggatttgagtgaggggggcaggttgtgctgtcaccagcctcacgttctcttccagagtcatctgggtccattggtcaGACATGAGTCacatggagatgaccctggatgtgaggcaatcatggtcaagtgactcgcccaagctcacacagctaatgaatatcaagtatctgaggctgaattcaaactcttatcctcctgcctccaaggccagtgctctatgcactgcgccaccatAGCTTACTTGTatgtatttgtttacatgttatcttcTCCATTATTTTGATAAGTCTTTAAGGAAggggcactggtcttggagtcaagaggatgggagctTGAATCCAGACTCCGAGATCCTTGCCGGCTTGGCCAAGTCCCTTAACTGTGATTGCCTTGCGTCTCAACTATccctagttgtcctgattcatctgGAGTCAgtgattctgaaggagaaagtgaggttggtgactcagTCTGAcacccccacactcaaatccaattcacatgattgtcatggcatcatcttccctGATGACTTGCTTGTTCACAACAGaattgaagagaaggaagaaagttcTGGATTGCATCTGAGAAATCGGTCAATATGCACTCATCATTTACGCACATATACCTACGAGAGCTAACATTTAAATAGCGTTTATTATGTATCTaggactttacaattattatctcctttgattctcacaatagccctgggaggtaggtgttattatacCCATTCATggatgagaaaaacaaaacagaacaagattaaatgacttgctcaggatcacacaatgaatatctgaaactggatttgatctcaggtctctTTCTGCCTCCAGGCCTAATGCTCCACTCCTCCACTTAGTTGCTTCAGTAGCTATTTtcatgatatgtgtgtgtgtgtgtgtgtgtgtgtgtgtgtgtgtgttttgctgaTCTGTATCATGGAAATTGCAATATATAATGATCAAATAGCTCAAGAAGTAATATTTCTTGTTATTCCTGGATATATAATAAAGTGAATTccaattcatttctctttctctccaagaAAGACCTTatgaatcattctttttttacataCACCTTCCTTCTGATTTCCTTTATAGCAAAGATGTAAAGATTTACATCATTCAACTTTTTCAATACCATTTTGTACTGGATGGAAATCTCATAATTAGAAAAGCACTAATAAGCAATTTACATTTGATAAATATTCTAAAAACTGGTGATTCTTGGCACATACTGACCTTCTGCCACTCTGACAGTTCACTTGGGAAGAAGGCTACACAAAACTTAAGAACACGGTCTTTGTTGGATTACTCTGAATAAAGAGTCATTCTTCAAATGGACAGATACTTGTTGAGGAGTCTCTGTCTGCCTAATTAGGCTGGCCATTGGAAAGTAGAAATCTGTGTGGTTCTTGAGACGCTAAGGCCACTTACATGTACTTGAATCCCTTTTATATTTCTCACATATTCCCACATTGCCTCAAGATCCTCCCAAACTCTATTTTCACTCACATTTCTCTTCtcgttattgttcagttgtttctaactctttgggatcccttttcaggttttcttggcaaagatgctgaggtggtttctccagttcattttataggtgagtaatgaggcaatcagggttaaatgacttgcccagggtcacaaagctagtaagattctgaggcctgatttgaactcaggataatGAATCCATGTGCCACCTAGATACCTAACGGTTAAGGTGGAGTCAGTTCTAGAAGTCTTGACTTCTCCCCCTGTCTTTAGggatagcaaaaataataaatcctATCCTGTAACATTTCAAAGGTGCATCTCTTTGTAAAAGTTCCTTCTTTATAACACCCTAATGAGGTAAGTATTCCTagtgttattattcctattttcagatgagaaacttGAGGTTCTGACCATTGggtcttcatatatatatatatgtatatatatatatatatacatatatatatatatatatatattccagttTGATTGGGGTGCCAAACTGAAGGCCAGAGGAAAGCTacagaggaaaagaaacagaTAGGGATCCCTGGAAAGAGACCAAAAAAATCCTTGAATGAGAAAAGGGAGAACTAAACTGTAGTGAAGAAAAAGACACAGGGAGAGAAAGctagagagaagaagaaagataaacAGAATTATGGAATGAAATACACAGATACACAATgtgcatgcaaatatatatatatatatatgtatacacacacacacacacacacacacatatatatatatgtatatatccatgtgtgtgtgtgtgtaaaaaatcctttcccttctttgcttcttccccaaaaagaaagagataaaggaggggaagagagtgagagagacagacagaaacagagaaagagaaagatagagatagaatGAAATAGagtgggaggaggagaagaagaaagaagaagcagaagaagaaaaaggagaaacagaagcagaagcagaagcaggagcaggagcagaagaagaagaagaagaagaagaagaagaagaagaagaagaagaagaagaagagaaggaggaggaggagggagagaacatGTAAAATACATATAACATAGATAACACACAGAATAAATTCAGGAGGCATATGGTGAATCCTAGATGAAGACATAGAGACCCTGAAAGGAAGTCTCACTAAACTGTAGTGAAGAAAAAGACACAGGGAGAGAAAGttagagagaagaagaaagataaacAGAATTATGTCTTACCTATCCTGTTAGAGATGGTGTTGAACCCAAAGAGCAAGATGGAGACCAGCGTTTGATAAgtttgggaatctttaatttcccagggactgcctggggatgaagaggacccaaatcagacagtccctgagtgttcaggggatagggtttttatagtatttgggggggggtactgagagcaagcaggagacagaagcaaagacagcagttagatatattttctgtactactacaaacatatgtaaacatggTTCAGTATAGATAGGGAACTagacagagtgggaaagggtcagggtctctGTGTTATGTCTCAACATGTCGTGTATTCCAGGGCTTCCCACAAGTTTGAGGGAGTGAATTTTattatcttatggttccagctgcatctggggaaggggaagcagtcctgggaggaagcaggaattttacagatacagcaagataattaggctaacaagggggCCTCGTGAATCTTAGACAcatttatggtatatctgtgaccccagagtcaagcatttgggtcctgtcagattattttcagacccaaaggtgcctagccaaagttatatttctgaggagtttctcagggcccagaaaggTGTCAAGGACTCCTTCCATACAGGGATTatacaaatattgatattgtacttcaatgGGAATGAGGCTCAGGGTGAATAGAGAGTACCTGACTGGTAGGGCACTATCTAATCAGTCAAGTCTGAACACAGGACTATTGTTCTTGGCCTGCTGCTTCCTTTCCCCATCCTTCCCTTTCCTGCTCCTCTGCCCCCCCACCCTGTCTccaggctgggggagggggcccCTCCCTGTGACACACACCAACACAGTTACTGACTTTGTGGGTGTCCATCCAGGGACTTACCAGCAGGAGATTGAGTCAACCCCAAACCCATTGAACTTAGATATTAGTATCCCTGTCTCCACCCCCTCAGAGACCCAGGCATCTAGAGTCTCTCAATAATCTATTCCATCAAGGACCTTGTATTCTGCCCTATTGAACAATCACACCTTAACCTGTCCTCTGGTCCTTACTCtctctgagtcttaatttccttgtctgaaaaatgTGGGGGTTGTATTATATCATCACTTATCTCCCCTTCATCTCTATTGCTAGGATCCTATGAGCTTAGGCATCTAGGACCTGCCACCATGAGGATATAGGCATCTACCATCTTATCTTCCCTACCCCCATCTACCAACAAACTAATGTTCTCTCCAAGATCCTGGGatctttcttctgaattttcAAACCTCTTTGGTGCTTAGGTATTCAAACCTCAAGCCAGCAGAacctaggtgtctgaggtcaaagggtaacagagggcaggGCTTCTAGTTTGCTGAAGAATGTTTGGGGGAGGTATGGGCGGGGCAGAAATGGGGTGGAGAGTGCCTAGGGCCCCGGGCAGGCAGGGGTTAAAAGGCAGGGAGCTGGAACTGCAAGATGTGAGGATGGGTTTCTGAGAGAGACAGTCCAGGATCACCCATTCCTCCTGGTGGGGTACCCTAGCCAATCCAATTCAGGCTTTGCCTCTTTGCCTCTGGGATTCTCTTTGTATGTTTGCCTCTTGTCTTTccctctaatttcttcatttctccctctttctgtctctggttCTACATCCATTTCTCACTGCCTCTGCCTtgctctttttcctctctctgtatGTTTCTCTCCAGAACTCCATCTGGATTCCACTCAGCAGGTAAGATCAGAAGCCTCTTCCTCAGTCTTCTTTGAAGCCCtgaaaaaatcaagagaatagAGAGACCATTGGGAGGGGAACAGAGAAACTCTGATTAATAAAATATGAAGAGATTATCCTGATTATCTAGAGTctagaagaatattttttttaggtctttttgcaaggcaaatggggttaagtggcttgcccaaggccacacggctaggtcattattaagtgtctgagactggatttgaacccagatactcctgactccaaggccggtgctttatccactatgccacctagctgccccttggaagAATATTTTCTGGTGGGGGGAAAGAATCttgttttacagaaaaagaaactgagctCCAAAATAGTCAAGTGATTTTGTCCTCTTCTTTTTGCCTCCTTGATGATTTTATAGAgcagcaaggaaaggaagggatttATCTGGGGTCAAATGAGTGATTCAATGTCATTCAAGAGAAGATTGGATGACCATTTGGAGGGGATGTTGCTCTTTGGGGTCCTTTCTCACTATGAGGTTCTATGATTCTAAAGACCATACAAGAAACCAGAAGTCTTGGTTCTTATGTCATCTGAAGATTAGAAAAGAGAATTGATGAGTCAAGTGAAATTGGGGAAGAGGGATGAGTTCAAAGTGGAGAGATGATAATTTATCAAAGAGAAAGCAGGACTAAGGTCACCAGGAATGAGTCAGTATCCCAATTTAGAGTGAAGAATCAGGGTTAGAAAGGGGTGGAGTCTATTTCAGGAACCAATCAAGTTGCTTCCTCTTTCCCCCAGGAATGGTCATGAAGATATTGATGTTCACCTTGATGCTGATGACCACAGGTTTGGAGATGAGGACAGGGATGGAGACAGGACTTTGGGTCAGGATGGGACTGGGGTGAAAGATGAAGATACGGATGGGGATGGGGCATATATGGAATTGGCCATCGAATTGAGGAAATGGATGAAGATGAGCATGAAGATGGGTTTGGGGAGAGAAGTGGGGTTGGAGACAGGTAAGAGGGGGGGATGAGATTTAGAGTAAAGATGCAAATAGTCATGGGATTTGAAGAGGGGATGTGAATCGGGATGTAAATACAGAAGGGTTAAGGGGTTGAAgcggggtggggggagcagaTTATAGAATAGACAAGGATCAAGATGCATTTTGCTGAATGTCAGAGAAAGGATAAGGTTACATTTGGGGGTGACCTTATGGTAGTATTTCTTCCTCCACAGCCTGGGCTAAGGAAGGTGATAAGATTTTCACTGCCCACCCTTGTGAAGGAAAACAACACCCCTACCAGGCTGCTCTCTTCTCTTCCAACCGCTTGCTGTGTGGTGGAGTCCTCATACACCCCCAGTGGGTTCTTACAGCTGCTCACTGTAATAAACCGTGAGTTTTTTGACCCAGTGATGGGAGAAATTATGGTTAGACCCCAGTATATACTTCCTCCTCACTATATATTTGGGATGATTGCAACTATGGGTGACTGCGACCTTCACCTTCAGCCCCATTCTCTTCTTTGTTGTATCATGATAATCAAGGGATGGTTGTAGCAGCCCAGGGAAGTAATGGGTCCTTAATCAAGGTCAGAGGGCCCAAGGAAAGACCAGAATTTCTCTTTCAGCAATTTACAGGTTTTCCTAGGCAAGCACAACATTCAGCGGTGGGAGAAAAACCAGCAGCTGAGGAAAGTAGTCCAGACTATCCCACATCCAGACTATGATAGATCCCAACATGATAATGACATTATGCTGTTGAAGCTACTTCAGGCTGTGACTGTGACTCCTTTTATCCAGCCCCTGTATCTTCCATGGGAATCAGACTGCACAGATAATTTGACCTCATCTTGCATCATCTCTGGCTGGGGCAAGACAGATATAGAGGGTCAGTGGGAGGACAGAAATCACAAGGGGGAGGGCAATATGTTGGGAAGGACCAATGTCTATGGGAAGAACAATTAATAAGTGGTGATAAACAGAGGAAGACTTTGATGATAGGGGAAATAGTTCTTTGGGGAAGTAGAGGACAATCAAGAGTGCCCTCAATCTAAGGGAAGCAGGATGGGGAATAAGAATGAACCTGGATGAACAAGCAGcatgacacagaaaaaaacaGCAGCTGGAGGGATCTGTAATGATAAAGACCAATGATGAGAGAGCTAATAGTGGGAAAGGTCCATGGTGGGTGGTATTTGTAATGGGAGGGGCCAACACCAGACTTGGAAGGAATCAGTgattagaagaaatgataaaggaggggataaaattggggggggggaagattggTAAGATAAGCATTCTTTGGAAGAGCCTCTTAAGGGAAAGATCAATAGTGGGAGAGGCAAGTTCTAGAATATGGCTGAGCAAAATAACTGTATTAGTAGCTTCTAGATTCCAACTGTGTGACCCAATACCAGTACTTTGATGTCTCTTCCTCCAACTTTCTCCAGGCCATTTTCCAAACACACTCCAGTGTGCTTCTGTCCACCTGGTGCCTCATAAAATCTGCCAGCAGGCCTATCCCAACCAGATTACTTCCAATATGGTGTGTGCAGGGGAACAGAAGACCGGAGAAGATGCTTGTCAGGCAAGTTGGGGAGATGCAGGTTCAGAATTCAACAGAGAGGCAAAGAGATACCCAGAGACAGAAAACTGGCAGTAGGGAGAAAAACAGAGTCCcagaagaagagagagacagagagacaaagagacagcagagacagagacagacacagagagagagagagagataaagacagagagaggagagagacagagagagacagagctagaaagagaaagagagaggagagacagagagagagagagagagagagagagagagagagagagagagagagaagaaagagggagagaaagaaggagttAAGAAAATGAAAGTGACACTAAGAACCTAAGGATTCCACAGTGCCATAAGCAATCAGTTAGTTAGCAAGCATCTGTTAATGATTTATCCTGGAATCAGATAATATGACAAGGACAGACAAACAGAAGTCCTTAAGGAAATTCCCTTCTTGTGGGAGAGAACAGATGGGGAACCCTAAAATATATAGCATTCCATAGCATAGTATAACATAACATAACTTTACATAATGTGTTGATTGTCCATggtgtctgatttttcatgaccccatttgggattttcttgacagatacccgagtggtttgtcatttccttctccagtttgttttacagatgaggaaactaaggcaaacatggttaagtgatttgtgcagggtcacccagctagtaagggtctgagtcCTGATTTAAACTCTGGaaaaggaatcttcctgactccaggtctggcattatAACCACTACACTACCATAAAATATAGCATAACGTAAGATAACACAACATAACAAATTAATATAACATAGTGTAGCATAATATAATATGGCATAAAAATATAAcagcataatataatataatataatataacatattgtaaatagaaagtaattttaGAGGGCAATGTCTAacagaaagaggaaggggaagaatgcTTGGATAGGAACTCTCACAAAAAGGAGGATTTGAAGCAAAGAGGTAAGCAGGTTGACAAATGAGGAGCTTTCTCCAAGGTCAGGCTAGGGACAGGACAGGAGAGGTTGTCTAATCCCTAAGCATGTCTTCACCTGTCTCCAATTCTACAGAGCcctttgtctttgtgtctctccTTCTTTACCTCTCCCTCTAAGTCTTTCTTTGTAGCCTCATTGTCCTGCCTCTGTTTCCATTCCTCTCTGTATCTTTCTATGTGTCTCTGGGTCTTTCacagtctctcctctctccagggTGATTCTGGAGGACCCCTCGTGTGTCAGGGACGTCTTCGAGGTCTGGTGTCCTGGGGGGAGTTTCCCTGTGGCTCAGCCCAGAAGCCAGGAGTCTACACTGATGTGTGCCGATACTGTGACTGGATCCGAAGAACGATTCGAGCCAACTGATCACCATGTGAAACTTCTGACATTTGACTGTACTGGCTGGTTCCAAGTTCTCATGTGTCAGACTTACTCTAgtccttttcccccctctcctgcCACAAGTAATATACTGAAAATTAACatattcaataaaacaaaatttactcCACATAAATAATGTCTTTTCTGTTCAATCCAATCTGATCCCTTAATCAACATCAGTAGTCTTCTTgggcatttttttccctttctaagaTTTAGAGGTCATatcaaaactctctctctctctctctctctctctctctgtgtgtgtgtgtgtgtgtgtgtgtgatggacaCCTTTACCAATCTGGTGAAACAATGGACCCTTTACAGAAAAATGGTTTGGAATCCTCATTTgcgattgaaaaaaaagaaaaagttaaattttagtTAGACGCTTGTGAAAACATAGATGTGCTAATTGGCCAGTGTAATTTTGCAGACCTCATCTGCGAAGCCCTGGGTTGTGCAGTCTCAAAGATTTCACTTCTACAGCCCATATTCCTCTCACCTTCCCCAaatcctcttccccttctcctggTCAATTCtgtggtcttcctgacttaattctttttttctttttttaggtttttgcaaggcaaatggggttaaatggcttgcccaaggccacacagctaggtcattattaagtgtctgaggtcggatttgaacacccagggactcctgactccagggccggtgctttatccactgcgccacctagccgcccctcctgaCTAATTCTTACTCCCACTTCCTTCTGGAATCTGGGCTCTGCCGCTGCCTTGTCCCCCCAGGGGTAGGGAAGACCAGAAAGGCTCTGGAAAAAtctgaggaaggaggaggagaaagcgGACTCCGGTTCGGTTTAACTTGAGCCCGGATCGGACGCGGACAAAGGCTCAGGATGAGGCGGGGGACAGAAGGGGGAAGACAGGCTtggcagaaacagaaaaaaaccagACCAAGAGCTAGAGGGGTGAGAAAAAGAGGGGCCCTGGCAagtgaggggaagagagagacctGGCAAAGGGAGACAGGCGCGGAAAGGGAGCGAGTCAGTGTGCACAAAATAGGGACTGGCCTGGCCAGAAAGGGAAAGGCATGGGAAAATGGAAATAGGAGAAATTCAAAGATATGGAAGGAGAGgtagagagaggcagagaaagagagagagagagacagagagacagagagacagagagacagagagacagagagacagagagagagagaatgagtcagagaaacagagagacagagagagaatgagtcagagaaacagaggcagacgTAGAAGCAGACGTgataaagagacaaagagagccagagagccagagaaagataggcagagacagagagctaGATAGAgcaaaagagagacagacagaggaagagagaaacagatagaaacagaaacacaaagggagaaagagacaaagagagtggAATTTAGGGAGTGAGAGGAGActgataagagaaaaggaaaagaaggaggagggaggtggAGAGAAACAGAGGAAGACAGGAACAAGACGAGGAGGAAGCAAAGTGGGACGAGGAAGAGGAAGAGGCgaaaagaagagagggatagACAGATCCAGAGAGAGGGGCGGGAGAGGAGCATCCAGGGTCACAGATAGCGCCCCGGGGTTCGGACAGGGACGTCGCGTTA
This region includes:
- the KLK6 gene encoding kallikrein-6, coding for MFLSRTPSGFHSAGMVMKILMFTLMLMTTAWAKEGDKIFTAHPCEGKQHPYQAALFSSNRLLCGGVLIHPQWVLTAAHCNKPNLQVFLGKHNIQRWEKNQQLRKVVQTIPHPDYDRSQHDNDIMLLKLLQAVTVTPFIQPLYLPWESDCTDNLTSSCIISGWGKTDIEGHFPNTLQCASVHLVPHKICQQAYPNQITSNMVCAGEQKTGEDACQGDSGGPLVCQGRLRGLVSWGEFPCGSAQKPGVYTDVCRYCDWIRRTIRAN